In Aspergillus flavus chromosome 3, complete sequence, one genomic interval encodes:
- a CDS encoding putative kinetochore protein nuf2 (Ndc80 complex component Nuf2, putative), which produces MAYNHRMSQQFRGSQQHHGRGRKKEDENDALMRLPDKEIAGCINDIGIPFTAADLIKPNPQQIQMVFEWFAELLMNITHEAVEPAMRAAADDVGGDFPDIVPTDTRNLMGFFVSLRKLMMECGVNDFTFTDLTKPTHDRLVKIFSYLINFVRFRESQTPVIDEHFNKSEKTKARIDTLYAENQEMEQRLEEMRRNLRANEAQVKEKVRRNDELKARLLELRRNQERVAETLERVKADKTRRQTQLEEKTEKVVRTRQEVEKLRPYAMESPVSLQASLTELSENLLREKAQIDAMEKRARALQTSSDTFTVVSNDVQACVKLLEDISVELQKEEDEESRASRNKEAISERGNSVREVEQTEKLLQRQLARWNERIETLRKNAQEKAEAAQARMEELREVQKQLREERAEKQRDMERRRIRIEQTEKKMVDLKENIESEIQSAHDEYLRLESHIKLYITEMEKCI; this is translated from the exons ACGGCAGAGGCcgcaagaaggaagatgagaacGATGCATTAATGCGCCTG CCCGATAAGGAGATTGCAGGATGCATTAACGATATCGGCATACCCTTCACGGCTGCAGACCTTATCAAGCCGAATCCCCAACAAATCCAAATGGTATTCGAATGGTTCGCTGAGCTTCTCATGAACATCACCCATGAAGCTGTAGAGCCTGCAATGCGCGCAGCAGCAGATGATGTTGGCGGCGACTTTCCCGATATTGTTCCTACTGATACACGGAACCTCATGGGATTCTTCGTCAGCCTAAGAAAGCTTATGATGGAA TGCGGGGTGAATGATTTTACCTTCACAGACCTAACAAAGCCTACGCACGATCGCTTGGTCAAAATATTCTCATATCTTATCAACTTTGTTCGATTCCGCGAGTCTCAGACGCCCGTCATCGATGAGCATTTCAACAAGTCGGAGAAGACCAAGGCACGGATCGATACCTTATATGCAGAGAACCAGGAGATGGAGCAACGCCTGGAAGAAATGCGCCGGAATCTACGGGCTAACGAAGCACAAGTAAAGGAGAAAGTCAGGAGAAATGACGAATTAAAGGCGCGACTACTTGAATTGAGACGAAACCAGGAGCGGGTTGCTGAGACATTGGAACGAGTCAAGGCAGATAAAACCAGACGGCAAACGCAGCTAGAGGAGAAGACCGAGAAAGTCGTGCGTACCCGACAAGAGGTTGAGAAGCTCCGCCCATATGCCATGGAAAGTCCAGTCAGTCTTCAAGCCTCTCTGACCGAGCTGTCGGAGAACCTACTACGCGAGAAGGCTCAAATTGATGCAATGGAGAAAAGGGCGAGAGCGCTCCAAACTTCGTCAGACACGTTCACTGTCGTCAGCAATGATGTCCAGGCTTGCGTCAAACTTCTCGAAGATATCTCAGTGGAGTTgcaaaaggaggaggatgaagaatcaCGAGCATCCCGGAACAAGGAAGCGATCTCGGAAAGAGGCAATAGCGTCAGAGAGGTGGAGCAGACTGAAAAATTGCTACAGCGGCAGCTAGCAAGGTGGAATGAGAGGATTGAAACTCTGCGGAAGAACGCGcaagaaaaggcagaggCGGCCCAGGCCCGGATGGAGGAACTTCGGGAGGTTCAGAAACAGCTTCGTGAAGAGCGCGCAGAAAAGCAGCGTGatatggagagaaggaggattaGAATTGAGCAAACTGAGAAAAAG ATGGTGGACCTCAAGGAAAACATTGAAAGCGAGATTCAGAGTGCCCATGATGAATATTTGAGGCTGGAATCGCATATCAAACTTTACATAACTGAAATGGAAAAGTGTATATGA